The sequence ATCAGATACATGGATATAGTCTGTGCTGTACAGGTGGGATCAGATACATGGATATACCATGTGCTATACATATAAGATCAGATACATGAATATACTTTGTGCTGTAcaggtgggattagatacatggaGGTACTGTGTACCTTCAATGTACACTGTGCTGTGCAGCATCCACTTTGTGTAAGGTTCAGTGATGTACACTGCATATGTGTAATGTACTCAGTGCTGTGCATCACTCTACATGTGTGGAAATGGACACTATACACCACATATCTGAATAATTCATGGATGTACTCTGCGCTGTACGTTACTACTTGTGAAGCAGAATGCCTACTGTGCACTGTGCCGAGGATCCTACATCGTCTACCCTGTGCTGTACCTGTAGGATAAGATGCATggatatactctgtgctgtacctGTAGGATAAGATACATggatatactctgtgctgtacagGGGACCCTACATGTACAAGCTGCAGTCTACACTGTGCTGTGCCTGTAGGATAAGATACATggatatactctgtgctgtacctGTAGGATAAGGTACATGGATATACCCTGTGCTGTACCTGTAGGATAAGATACATggatatactctgtgctgtacctGTAGGATAAGATACATggatatactctgtgctgtacagGGGACCCTACATGTACAAGCTGCAGTCTACACTGTGCTGTGCCTGTAGGATAAGATACATGGATATACCCTGTGCTGTACCTGTAGGATAAAATGCATggatatactctgtgctgtacctGTAGGATAAGGTACATGGATATACCCTGTGCTGTACCTGTAGGATAAGATACATggatatactctgtgctgtacctGTAGGATAAGATACATggatatactctgtgctgtacagGGGACCCTACATGTACAAGCTGCAGTCTACACTGTGCTGTGCCTGTAGGATAAGATACATggatatactctgtgctgtacctGTAGGATAAGATACATggatatactctgtgctgtacctGTAGGATAAGATACATGGATATACCCTGTGCTGTACCTGTAGGATAAGATGCATggatatactctgtgctgtacctGTAGGATAAGGTACATggatatactctgtgctgtacctGTAGGATAAGATGCATggatatactctgtgctgtacctGTAGGATAAGATACATGGATATACCCTGTGCTGTACCTGTAGGATAAGATGCATggatatactctgtgctgtacctGTAGGATAAGATGCATGGATATACCCTGTGCTGTACCTGTAGGATAAGATACATggatatactctgtgctgtacagGGGACCCTACATAGTCTACTCTGTGCTGTACCTGTAGGATAAGATACATggatatactctgtgctgtacctGTAGGATAAGATACATggatatactctgtgctgtacctGTAGGATAAGATACATggatatactctgtgctgtacagGGGACCCTACATGTACAAGCTGCAGTCTACACTGTGCTGTGCCTGTAGGATAAGATACATggatatactctgtgctgtacctGTAGGATAAGATACATggatatactctgtgctgtacagGGGACCCTACATGTACAAGCTGCAGTCTACACTGTGCTGTGCCTGTAGGATAAGATACATggatatactctgtgctgtacctGTAGGATAAGATACATggatatactctgtgctgtacagGGGACAGTACATGTACAGGCTGCAGTCTACTCTGTGCTGTACCTGTAGGATAAGATGCATggatatactctgtgctgtacctGTAGGATAAGATGCATggatatactctgtgctgtacagGGGACCCTACATAGTCTACTCTGTGCTGTACCTGTAGGATAAGATGCATggatatactctgtgctgtacctGTAGGATAAGATGCATggatatactctgtgctgtacagagGACAGTACATGTACAGGCTGCAGTCTACTCTGTGCTGTACCTGTAGGATAAGATGCATggatatactctgtgctgtacagGGGACCCTACATAGTCTACTCTGTGCTGTACCTGTAGGATAAGATGCATggatatactctgtgctgtacctGTAGGATAAGATGCATggatatactctgtgctgtacctATAGGATAAGATACATggatatactctgtgctgtacagagGACAGTACATGTACAGGCTGCAGTCTACTCTGTGCTGTACCTGTAGGATAAGATGCATggatatactctgtgctgtgcGCAGTCGGGGTGCTCACCTGTTCCCGTCGCTCGCCTGCTCCATCTCCTCCGCCGTCATCTGTACAAATTCCTTGACCAGTGCATTTAGTAACCTCCGCGCCTCGTAGTCGCTGACCGTCACCCGGTCCGGTAATGCCTCCATGCCGGGTCTTCATAGAAAGAAAGTCAGGGTTGGGGTGTGAATGGTTTGTGGGGTGCACAGCACCGTCCTCACTGACAGACACCTTACCTGACTGGAGCTGCCTGGGAGCTGTACATCTGGCACACCAGCAGCCCCAggacagccaggagcgaggagatCTTCAGCACAACCATAATGTCCTTCCTAtagagatttaaaggagaagtgttgGCCGCCAGCCAGGAACGCCATCAGCATTACGAGCCGCCCGCCCGCACCCTGCCCATCCGTCACTGCACTCCAATCACTCAGACACTCCGCACAggcactacaagccccagccggcCGGGAGCCCACCCCCCACTACTCACCGTTCCTGCGT is a genomic window of Dendropsophus ebraccatus isolate aDenEbr1 chromosome 4, aDenEbr1.pat, whole genome shotgun sequence containing:
- the CALCB gene encoding calcitonin gene-related peptide 2 isoform X1, with translation MVVLKISSLLAVLGLLVCQMYSSQAAPVRPGMEALPDRVTVSDYEARRLLNALVKEFVQMTAEEMEQASDGNSLDRPVSKRCSGLSTCTLWKLSQDLQKLKSYPRTDVGAGTPGKKRSPLAAMDNEHYASYGEQYDINN
- the CALCB gene encoding calcitonin gene-related peptide 2 isoform X2, with translation MVVLKISSLLAVLGLLVCQMYSSQAAPVRPGMEALPDRVTVSDYEARRLLNALVKEFVQMTAEEMEQASDGNSNITAQKRACNTATCVTHRLADFLSRSGGMVKSNFVPTNVGSKAFGRRRRSLHV